The DNA region ATCATCGACAGTCATGAGGACGGTCTCGAATAAGTATAGGTAGGTGGCATTATGTACAAAATTCTAGTGGTAGAAGATGAACCTGAAATCAGTCAGGTTGTTATGAAATATTTAAAAATAAATGGATATGAAAGCACTCTGGCTGAGAATGGATTTGAAGCTTTAGAAAAGTTCTCGGAAAAAGAGTATCATTTGATACTGCTAGATGTAATGATGCCTGGTATTGATGGCTTTGAAGTCCTGGCAAGAATCAGGGAAACTTCAGATGTCCCTATTCTTATGGTAACAGCTAAGCAAGAAGAGATAGATAGGGTTAAAGGTTTTGACAAAGGTGCAGACGACTATGTGACTAAACCCTTTAGTCCCAGAGAATTGATGGGAAGAATCAAGGTTTTCCTAAAAAGGGTCTATAATTTAAGTGATGAAATGGTACTGATTGAGGACGAACTGAAGCTTTATGCCTCATCAATGAAAGTCTATAAAGGTGGTCAAGAAATCGATATGACAGCAACGGAGTTTAAGCTGCTCCATGCATTAATGAGACACCGTCGTCAGATACTTACCAGAGACCAGCTTATTGAACTGGCTTTTGGAGAAATGTACGAAGGCTTTGACAGGAACATAGACAGCTATATCAAAAGAATTCGTCAGAAGATTGAATCAGATCCGAAGAAGCCGGTCTATCTGAGAACTAAATATGGACAAGGATATGTCTTTGGAGGTGAGACCAGATGACCCTTAGAAAAGTGTGGATGTTGGTACTAGTCAGTGTTACAGTCATGGCCATAGCAGTTAATGCTATTATTCTGGCTTTCCTCACTGATCAGTATTTCTCTGATTATCTTACAGAAAGCTACGAACTCCATGTGGATCAAATCATGACTTATACCAGAGACGCATTGATCAATCCCAACATAAATCAAAATCAGATGCATGTTGAACTGGAATCACACCTGATTGACCCTATCATTGGCATCAAGCTCTATGACACTGAGGGTAATCTAATTGTTTCTGTAGACAGTGATTATCATATGAATGGCACCATGGGAATGATGGGCAGTGGCATGATGTCTAGAACGATGACTGATTCTTCGGAAGCAGTTGAGCAGTATGACATCGTAGCTGATGGTGAAAAATTGGGGATCATGAACATAACGGTACATAGCGTTGCTGAGAACTCATTTGTTGCTAGAAAATTTCAAGGCACCTTGGTACTTAATAGTTTGGTTTCA from Petrocella atlantisensis includes:
- a CDS encoding response regulator transcription factor; the protein is MYKILVVEDEPEISQVVMKYLKINGYESTLAENGFEALEKFSEKEYHLILLDVMMPGIDGFEVLARIRETSDVPILMVTAKQEEIDRVKGFDKGADDYVTKPFSPRELMGRIKVFLKRVYNLSDEMVLIEDELKLYASSMKVYKGGQEIDMTATEFKLLHALMRHRRQILTRDQLIELAFGEMYEGFDRNIDSYIKRIRQKIESDPKKPVYLRTKYGQGYVFGGETR